Genomic DNA from Magnolia sinica isolate HGM2019 chromosome 4, MsV1, whole genome shotgun sequence:
GGGGAAAttttgtgggtttggtaaattagGTTTTTGGGTGAATTAAATTGGGAAAATTTGTAAACCCGGGATTGGATAAATGGGGAATTTTGGGGATTGGGAAAATCTTAGGGTTTGGTGATGGGGAAGAATTGGGTaataaaaaagggaaagaaaaagagaacaaAATTGGTGCAACGAAATCGAATAAAGAGAATATTTTGGATGtgcacctcttttttttttttccaaaaaagaagaagatcaaaccATTAAATTTATACATAGATTCAACAAAAAGGTAAAAATAAGGGTTGCCTATTAGTATCCAACAACCTACTGGCTGCTATGCTAGTAATCACTATAAACCTTAGCTCTTCTTCTACCATAGGCATTGCATGCCAAAGGGAAGCATCAATTGCTATAGCCCAAgaaaaatatcttttttaattCCATCATAACTCCTTAGAAAAAGGGcctttatatataatttttcttaaagcaatagaaaacccTAATATATTCCTACCCATCTATTACTTATGATCCTAACTATCTATTTtcactaaaaatataaaaatgatcAAAATACCCTTGAATATCATAACTATATAGGCTCTACGTAAATTGTCCAAAACTAACTTAAACGGTATTAGAAGCGCAAGATCTTGGGCTCGTTTGAGAACTAACTCAATAGTCTTTCAAATGCGACCAATTTCATATCATCCGGACATTTTTGATACCTGAAAAGTAGTTTCCTGCCAAATACGCGACAAAGTAATAAAGGAAAATTGGTTCAACCAAACTTATCTCTAACAACTAAGTAAATGATTACTAATGTTGTCCATAGCACACATTAGGACCACTGATCTTCTATCAAAGTTGTTCAAATCTTCAATTTAGATAGTTGGATGGTCTAGGTACTCCTTGATCATGACCTATGGATGGGCCTGATCATTGATCGGCTAGCCTGTGTGGTCCAAATGCATCAAATcatctattcattgtgattgtttgggTAACATTCATTTACATTTGTGGGAAGAATGCAATAATAGATGTTACAGGGATGAAGCCCATGCTGGCACGGAGTGCAGATGGGCAAGGAGAGAACTAAGATATGGAGGATGGCGGTGCTTGCCATTTGGTGGTTCGTGTGGGAAGAACGCAATAATAGATGTTTCAGGGACGAAGCCCATGCTGCTCAGTTTGTTGCCTCGAAGGTGAAGAAGGCCCTGATCGAATGGGTCGCTCAGGTCAAGACACTGAAGACCACTGACTTGTTGTTTTTAGGGGCGTAAGCTGAGCTGTCTTGTcctgctatctcagcagatctGGCTCCCTCAGTTTTTGTTTCTgcttttctgttttttcttttgttgcttGTTCCGTTTGTTTCGTTTCctctgtttttccttttcctttctggTTAATATAATCatctttcatctttcaaaaaaaacatTCATTTACATTTGGGTCCACAATTAAAATAGTTGGGATTGAGTTGCATGGCTAGTAACCCCAGCTGCGGCCAAAGCTTCAAGGAGAAATTTGAAATTGCATGAAACTAATCTTCAACTTGCTTCTGCTCACCATTGGATGTTAATACTTCTTTTGAACTGATTAATACTCATGATGTTATCATCTCTGGGATGTAGGTTGAATTGGAAGGATGGGCCGTAAGGCTGGGGCATTGTATATAAACCCGAAGAAGTTTTCAAATATCAACAAACCTTGCATGCAGGAGATGTTGGCATTCCTCAATTGTTTGTCTCTCAGTCAGAATAATGATGAGAAATGTCAACGGCAAAAGGAACTGTTGAATGCCTGTATGGATGCTCAGGTGCTTGATCTTTTCTTGCCTTTCAGTGTTGGGTTACTATTTAGAGTTTGTTTGGATTGTTGGAATTCAAAAAGTAGATTTGGAAAGGAAAAAGTCACATATGAGGAAAACTGTGGAAAAGGAAGTCTGTGAAAAAGAATCCCGAGAAGGTTGTTTGTTTTAGTTTCTTATATGACTTTCAGGAAAATGTGGAATGGTTAAGGGTCAAAAAGTGAAATCTATCTCTCAAAAAGTGAGGATTGTCAAGTTTTTAAGAGGAAAACACTTGTGTTGAGTAAAACCGTGAAAAAGAATACAGTTTTCCATAGGTTATTTCATTGTCGCATAGGcctggcaatgggctgggcccgGGCTGGATTTTGAAGCGGTTGGGCTGGGATTTTTGGATTGGCCTATTCAAAAGTTTTATTTTGCAGGCCTAGGCTTGGATCATTTCGAGCCTTATTGTTGCAATCCGCAGAAAACATCACATCTGCAGAAAATGTTTTCTTGTCCGCAGTTGCTCTTTGACTTCCACCAATCCAATGGCCTTATTCGGCACAcaagcactcagaaattgtacatgcaGTATACATTGTCTCAATctatccaaattgtgggacctACCACGGAGAGGCCACGACCTCTAAGTTGGTTCGATTGAATGATCCTAAATTGTGATTAGTGGACATAGTTTGTAGACCACttacttttttttcctttaaattttttaaattgattattattattattttatttcaaccATCTATTAAATGTCCAACAATCGTCCAGTTAGAAAATTCAGTCGGTGTAACTTTTGGTTTTTAATTTGAGCTACTTTTGCCACATATACAATTTTTTAGTGATGTGTATCAATCATCCCCTCTGCCAGATTTTTAGTGGCTTTACTTCCATAGAATCTCTATTTGTTGATTCTAGAATTAATAATTGGCTCAAACATGCACTTCAAATGTGGACTGTTGGTCAATttcttttaactgtccattttggCATCTGCCTGATGAGCAACCGGCCTATTTTTTGAGTCACGGGATCTACACCAGGCCCATCCTGATGGAGTGACTTGGATTGTGcacatcttggtgtgtttgtgagTGCATTTAGCAGGCTCATGATTAAGATCATTGGAGCTGTACTTTGTTCCTTTTAATTTTGCTTGCTCAATTGATTCAAAGCTGATTTGTCTGTGGTTTTACTTCTGCAGAGTGGAAAGAACAGAAAGGCTTGGGGAAGCATCAATTATCAACTACAGAGGCTTAGCAGAGGAAGGAGATAATTGCACTTCTGTGAATGGTAATATCATTTCTAGGATATTCTAACAATGTGAACTACAATCCATTTGTGAGTTATTTCTCAATTTGCACTGAAGCATTGGAGAAAAACAAAGGTTTTGTATGGAAGTTTTTTTTTGAATCAGTAGCTGGGCTGCATATTTATCTATACCATTGAAATAACATGAGGAAAGAAAAGCATTGTGTGTCAATTGCACAGTTGTGTTTGACTTTTAAAAATGCTGGGCTTGGCGGACATCCGTTCCTTTGGTGGGCATGACTGCGGTGGATGGTCTGTGTCTCAAAACTCGCACTGATTGGAAGAATCTAACATGAATCAGACTCTTTCCTGTGAAAATACATCCAATCCTTGTCCTTTGAATGGATGCTGGACAAATAAAGTGGTATGATCCAATCATGAATGGAGAATCATTAGGCCTGGAAAGAAAGGCCCTTTCTTGGAAAGAGATTTTGTTAATCATGTTTGGGggttaataaattttttttttttttttctcgaaaaTTAACGAAACTTGTATTGAAAAAGAAAGCTAAAGAACAAATACAAAAGGCAGCAGCCagcctgctgagatagcagaaaagCTAGACGCCTAGAAACAAAAAGGCGGAATCCATCAGAAAATCAACAAGAAAACAGACTACAGAAAATccgttcctttttttttcaaagtcACTGAAAATCTGTTCATGACCTTCACAATGCCCCCAAATGCAAATGGATGACATTTCCATGTAATGACTTTCCATaggtggtcatttccatgcatctgAATGACTCCTGGCACTAATAAAATTGCACGGTGAGTAGGGGGTGGTCCAGGTAGGGCTGTGCTGAGGTCATAAGAATTTCTGAGTCCTGATATGGCCTGGCCCAGCCCATCCCCCTCTAGTCCCTGTAGTTCAATTGTGTTCAATAattcagtctgagctgaacaagTTGTGGCCTTAGTTGTCAGGCCTTAAAATCATGCTCAAGCCCTGCCGCTCTGGATTCCACTGCCTTTcagagtcctttttttttttttcccatccatTTAGTGATCAAGAGAGTTTGTTTTGCGTGTCCCGTTCCTTAGTCACTGGATGCGCCATGTGCACCATGGTTGGATGAATGGAGCAACTCGTCTTCTTGACACTACCATGGATGGATCGCGATATGACAAAGAATTAATCTGAATCCATGCCCTGATCACTGATTTATCGTTTGTGgtaattaataattaatggtcCACCATGGTAAAAAAATGGTGGGAATCTTTTAAGGCGGAAGGTCACATGGGATTCATACTTTTCCAGAAATTGCATTTACTAGAGAGAAAATTGGCGTGGTGGAAGGAGGAGATCCACAGTAAGCGGGAAGAAGAAACGGGTGCCATCCTTTCTAAACTCCAATCCTTAGATATCAAAGAGGAGGGACAACTTTTGTCTACAGAAGAGTTCGCAAGAAGGGAGATGCTCACAGTCCAATATAAAAGCCGATTGGGGGAAGTTGAGATCAAATGGAAACATCGTTTAAGGGCTACATGGCTAAAAGGAGACAATAACACAAAATTCTTTCATGGAATAGCTAGTGCAAGGACAAGGGTGAATAAAATTCATAGCGTGGTAATGGACGGTGTTAGAGTGGAAGAAAAAGGCTCAGTGGTAGAGGTCATTGTTAACTTTTACAAGAATTTGCTGACGAGTGAAGGTGTTGTATGTTCGAAGTTAGATAATTTGTCTTTCCAAACCACTTCGCCTGAAGATGCGGTGGCGATTGAGCGCAAAGTATCAGAGGAAGCGATAAAGGGCGTCATTGATGAATTAGGTAGAGATAAGGAGCCAGGACCGGACGGAGATagtgttttttcaaaatttctggaaTACGGTTAAACTGGATGTGGTGGCATTCATTAGTTAGTTTTTTTTAGAAAGGCAAGTTGGCGACGGAATTTGGCGCGCTCTTTATAGCATTGATCCCAAAGAAAGTGGGAGAGGAAAGCATGAAGGACTTTAGGCTGATAAGCTTGATTGGGGCCCGTACAAGATTCTAGCCAAGATCTTAGCATCAAGACTTAAATCTGTACTTGGGAAGATTATCTCTAAATTTCAAGGCGCGTTAGTGGAGGGAAGACAAATCCTGGATAGTGCTCTAATGGCCCATGAATGCTTGGATTCGAGGCTTAAGAAAGGATGTGGAGGCATTGCATGCAAACTAGATTCGGAAAAAGGCATACGATCATGTTGAATAGGAATTCTCGGACTATATGCTCCGAAGACTTGGGTTTGGTGAGAAATGGCGAAGATGGATATCCATGTGCGTATCTTCGGCCAAATTTGCAGTTCTTGTAAATGGATCCCTGAAAGGTTTCTTCAATTCAACAAGGGGGTCAAGGATGTGGAGGCATTGCATGCAAACTAGATTTGAAAAAAGGCATACAATCATGTCGAATGGGAATTCTTGGACTATATGCTCCAAAGACTTTGGTTTGGTGAGAAATGGCAAAGATGGATATCCATGTGTGTATCATCGAGCAAATTTCTGGTTCTTGTGAATGGATCAACAGGGGGGTTAAGACAGGGTGACCGTTTATCGTCACTTTTATTTGTCATTGTTGCAGAGGCCTTGAGTAGAATGTTGGAGGAGGGTGCATCCTTACATGCTATAAGCAGGTTCTGGGTGGACAGGAGTGATCTTCAAGTCTCGCACCTCCAGTTTGCAGACAACACTGTggatgtgtgatgataatgaaatCCATGCTGACAATTTGAGGAAGATTATATGTTGCTTCGAAGCGGTATCGGGTCTAAAGGTAAATCCACTTAAGTGTGAAATGTTGGGCATTGGTATATTGAAGGAAGAATTGGATAGGCTGGTTGTAATATTCAGGTGTAAAGTGGGATTTTTTCTGTCCACCTATCTCGGACTTCCTTTATGCATTGGGAAACCCCCTAAACACTTGTGGGATCGAGCAATTCAAAGATTTGAGAGGAAGCTGTCATCCTAAAGGCGACATGACTTGTCGTTGGGAGGGAGGTTGTTGCTGAA
This window encodes:
- the LOC131243673 gene encoding uncharacterized protein LOC131243673 produces the protein MGRKAGALYINPKKFSNINKPCMQEMLAFLNCLSLSQNNDEKCQRQKELLNACMDAQSGKNRKAWGSINYQLQRLSRGRR